A portion of the Glycine max cultivar Williams 82 chromosome 10, Glycine_max_v4.0, whole genome shotgun sequence genome contains these proteins:
- the LOC100820160 gene encoding TNF receptor-associated factor homolog 1b isoform X1: protein MAGISSEESGVGKSAEGTFSGQRCQSGEALAEWRSSEQVENGTPSTSPPYWDTDDDDDGPKPSELYGRYTWKIENFSQITKRELRSNAFEVGSYKWYILIYPQGCDVCNHLSLFLCVANHDKLLPGWSHFAQFTIAVVNKDPKKSKYSDTLHRFWKKEHDWGWKKFMELSKVYDGFVDASDNLIIKAQVQVIREKADRPFRCLDCQYRRELVRVYLTNVEQICRRFVEERRSKLGKLIEDKARWSSFCTFWREIDQTSRRRMSREKTDVILKVVVKHFFIEKEVTSTLVMDSLYSGLKALEGQNKCKKGRVKLLDAEEMPAPIVRAEKDMFVLVDDVLLLLERAAIEPLPPKDEKGPQNRTKDGNSGEDFSKDSIERDERRLTELGRRTLEIFVLAHIFSNKIEVSYQEAVALKRQEELIREEEAAWLAECEQKAKRGNEREKKSKKKQAKQKRNNRKGKDKGREERPIVAVYDKQQHNPADEKKDSNMEEVQALDEKLDALEVVSDVSDSVDGVGEALQLDSEDRDVSLVNWDTDASEVHPPTEASSNGIGSLSSVQNGMAEKRSSSAMDDSSSTCSTDSLPSMVMNDHYKGNSFLNYKVQKSPNRGKNQVKASCNVGSWTTEMDSQPSGSAADAVDVNESGSSKLGGSEPEGAVLCLQDRLKWLDHQVIRKEEDLPSLQKKQSIKDQVSIERTVDNESLPKENKSAVPSSSSSPPRNLPVQMKSENQTRVTGDPVHARKTSFGTSQSTDKEVSSSSTSVSQVTVGPKTEIQKASTPRLTERSMAQVAMLSRPSSAPLVPGVPRPTAAVVSMVQTAPLLARSVSATARLGPDPSPATHSYVPQSYRNAIMGNPVVSTAASLPHSSSSSGVNPSPGYSQPPMVSSPLFISRSSDKMDSNTSLSDVPFGMITRDVLQNGPNWIDSSQREAGRSMPYEPPSRLNDAQNLDLFRPIDSRSLGNITSEFPACTSKHQNQGGLVDEFPHLDIINDLLDEPREHGIGKASRASSVFYSLNDGPQLLNRQFTFPGDLGTDDDLGSSTSSCRFERSRSYHDAGFQQGYSTSGRHYDSLQDYVPQASTLSYGNGKVDGMIPNQWQVAGSDLSYLGMRNTENSYSYYQDYSNMACGVNGYTVFRPSNGP from the exons ATGGCTGGGATTTCGAGCGAGGAATCTGGAGTGGGAAAGTCTGCGGAGGGAACTTTCAGTGGGCAGCGTTGTCAATCTGGGGAAGCATTGGCAGAATGGCGGTCTTCCGAGCAGGTGGAGAATGGAACCCCATCGACTTCCCCCCCTTATTGGGACACTGACGACGACGACGATG GACCAAAACCTTCAGAATTGTATGGAAGATATACATGGAAGATTGAAAATTTTTCTCAGATTACCAAAAGGGAACTTCGTAGTAATGCGTTTGAGGTTGGCAGCTACAAGTG gtatattttaatttatccacAAGGCTGTGATGTCTGCAATCATCTCTCTCTGTTTCTTTGTGTTGCTAATCATGACAAACTTCTTCCAG GATGGAGTCATTTTGCGCAATTCACAATAGCTGTGGTCAATAAAGATccaaagaaatcaaaatattcTG ATACATTACACCGATTTTGGAAGAAGGAGCATGACTGGGGTTGGAAAAAATTTATGGAGCTCTCAAAAGTGTATGATGGCTTTGTTGACGCATCTGACAATCTGATAATAAAAGCTCAAGTTCAAGTCATTAG GGAAAAAGCTGACAGGCCTTTTCGTTGCCTGGATTGTCAGTATAGGAGAGAACTTGTTAGAGTATATTTGACAAATGTAGAACAAATTTGCCGTCGTTTTGTGGAGGAAAGAAGAAGCAAGCTTGGGAAGTTGATAGAGGATAAAGCTAGGTGGTCAAG CTTCTGTACTTTCTGGCGAGAAATTGATCAAACCTCTAGGCGCCGCATGTCAAGGGAGAAGACAGATGTAATTTTGAAAGTAGTTGTGAAACACTTCTTTATAGAAAAAGAAGTGACTTCTACTTTGGTAATGGACTCCTTGTATAGTGGGTTGAAGGCTCTCGAAGGCCAGAATAAGTGCAAGAAAGGTAGGGTAAAATTGTTGGATGCTGAAGAAATGCCAGCACCAATTGTCCGTGCTGAGAAAGATATGTTTGTACTGGTGGATGATGTTCTACTTCTTCTTGAGAGAGCCGCTATAGAACCTCTGCCTCCGAAAGATGAGAAGGGTCCTCAAAATCGCACAAAG GATGGAAACTCTGGGGAGGACTTCAGTAAAGATTCTATTGAGCGCGATGAAAGGCGTCTCACAGAATTAGGTCGCAGGACTTTGGAAATATTTGTCCTTGCCCATATATTCAG CAATAAAATTGAGGTTTCCTACCAGGAAGCTGTTGCTCTAAAGAGACAAGAAGAGCTCATTCGTGAAGAAGAAGCAGCATGGCTGGCTGAATGTGAGCAGAAAGCAAAACGTGGAAATGAGAGGGAAAAGAAGTCAAAGAAGAAACAG GCCAAACAGAAACGGAACAATCGGAAAGGAAAGGATAAAGGTAGAGAGGAGAGACCTATTGTGGCTGTATATGACAAGCAGCAACACAATCCTGCTGATGAGAAAAAGGATTCTAACATGGAAGAAGTTCAAGCTCTTGATGAAAAGCTTGATGCCCTGGAAGTTGTTTCTGATGTGTCTGATTCTGTGGACGGGGTTGGTGAAGCGCTTCAGCTTGATTCTGAAGACAGAGATGTGAGTCTTGTAAATTGGGATACTGATGCATCAGAAGTTCATCCTCCCACTGAGGCTAGTAGCAATGGTATTGGTAGTCTTTCATCTGTACAAAATGGAATGGCTGAGAAAAGGAGCAGTTCGGCAATGGATGACAGTTCTTCAACATGTTCTACTGATTCATTACCATCAATGGTGATGAATGACCACTACAAGGGGAActcttttttaaattacaaagtCCAAAAGTCACCTAACAG AGGTAAGAACCAAGTAAAAGCATCATGTAATGTGGGCAGTTGGACAACAGAAATGGATAGTCAGCCATCCGGTTCTGCTGCAGATGCTGTAGATGTTAATGAGTCTGGAAGTAGCAAGTTAGGTGGATCTGAGCCTGAGGGTGCTGTTCTCTGCTTGCAGGATCGATTAAAGTGGCTCGATCACCAGGTCATCAGAAAG GAAGAGGATTTACCTTCGCtacaaaagaaacaaagcatCAAAGACCAAGTTAGCATAGAAAGAACTGTTGATAATGAAAGCCTTCCAAAAGAGAATAAATCAGCAGTGCCATCCTCATCTAGTAGTCCTCCAAGAAACTTACCTGTTCAAATGAAGTCAGAAAACCAAACTAGAGTTACTGGAGATCCTGTTCATGCCAGGAAAACATCTTTTGGTACCTCACAATCAACTGATAAAGAGGTGTCTTCATCTTCAACTTCTGTATCACAAGTAACAGTTGGTCCAAAAACAGAGATCCAGAAAGCTTCAACCCCAAGACTAACTGAAAGATCCATGGCACAAGTGGCTATGTTGTCAAGGCCTTCTAGTGCTCCACTAGTTCCTGGTGTTCCCAGGCCCACTGCCGCTGTTGTCTCCATGGTTCAAACTGCTCCTCTACTTGCACGTTCTGTGAGTGCAACTGCTCGGTTGGGTCCTGATCCCTCACCTGCTACTCATAGTTATGTTCCCCAATCCTATAGAAATGCAATAATGGGGAATCCTGTGGTGTCAACTGCTGCCAGTCTCCCTCATTCCAGCTCTAGTTCAGGAGTAAACCCATCTCCTGGCTATTCACAACCACCCATGGTATCATCGCCACTATTTATCTCCCGGAGCTCCGACAAAATGGATTCAAATACTTCCCTGTCTGATGTTCCTTTTGGTATGATTACACGGGATGTTTTACAGAACGGACCTAATTGGATTGATAGTTCTCAAAGGGAAGCCGGCAGAAGCATGCCCTATGAACCTCCTTCCCGACTAAATGATGCTCAAAACCTAGACTTGTTCAGGCCAATAGACAGTAGATCTTTGGGCAACATAACGAGTGAGTTCCCAGCTTGCACATCCAAGCATCAGAACCAAGGGGGGTTGGTGGATGAGTTCCCACACCTTGATATAATTAATGACCTGCTTGATGAACCAAGGGAGCATGGTATTGGGAAGGCATCCAGGGCAAGTTCAGTGTTCTACTCCCTCAATGATGGACCACAGTTGCTAAATCGTCAGTTCACTTTTCCTGGAGACTTGGGTACCGATGATGATTTGGGATCTTCCACCAGTTCTTGTAGGTTTGAGAGATCGCGAAGTTACCATGATGCTGGGTTTCAACAAGGGTATAGCACATCTGGTCGGCATTATGATTCACTACAGGATTATGTTCCTCAGGCGAGTACACTATCGTATGGAAATGGCAAGGTAGATGGGATGATTCCAAACCAATGGCAGGTTGCTGGTTCTGATCTATCTTATCTAGGCATGAGAAACACTGAGAATAGTTACTCTTACTATCAAGATTACTCAAATATGGCATGTGGTGTCAATGGTTATACTGTATTCAGGCCTTCGAATGGTCCGTAG
- the LOC100820160 gene encoding TNF receptor-associated factor homolog 1b isoform X2: MRREKADRPFRCLDCQYRRELVRVYLTNVEQICRRFVEERRSKLGKLIEDKARWSSFCTFWREIDQTSRRRMSREKTDVILKVVVKHFFIEKEVTSTLVMDSLYSGLKALEGQNKCKKGRVKLLDAEEMPAPIVRAEKDMFVLVDDVLLLLERAAIEPLPPKDEKGPQNRTKDGNSGEDFSKDSIERDERRLTELGRRTLEIFVLAHIFSNKIEVSYQEAVALKRQEELIREEEAAWLAECEQKAKRGNEREKKSKKKQAKQKRNNRKGKDKGREERPIVAVYDKQQHNPADEKKDSNMEEVQALDEKLDALEVVSDVSDSVDGVGEALQLDSEDRDVSLVNWDTDASEVHPPTEASSNGIGSLSSVQNGMAEKRSSSAMDDSSSTCSTDSLPSMVMNDHYKGNSFLNYKVQKSPNRGKNQVKASCNVGSWTTEMDSQPSGSAADAVDVNESGSSKLGGSEPEGAVLCLQDRLKWLDHQVIRKEEDLPSLQKKQSIKDQVSIERTVDNESLPKENKSAVPSSSSSPPRNLPVQMKSENQTRVTGDPVHARKTSFGTSQSTDKEVSSSSTSVSQVTVGPKTEIQKASTPRLTERSMAQVAMLSRPSSAPLVPGVPRPTAAVVSMVQTAPLLARSVSATARLGPDPSPATHSYVPQSYRNAIMGNPVVSTAASLPHSSSSSGVNPSPGYSQPPMVSSPLFISRSSDKMDSNTSLSDVPFGMITRDVLQNGPNWIDSSQREAGRSMPYEPPSRLNDAQNLDLFRPIDSRSLGNITSEFPACTSKHQNQGGLVDEFPHLDIINDLLDEPREHGIGKASRASSVFYSLNDGPQLLNRQFTFPGDLGTDDDLGSSTSSCRFERSRSYHDAGFQQGYSTSGRHYDSLQDYVPQASTLSYGNGKVDGMIPNQWQVAGSDLSYLGMRNTENSYSYYQDYSNMACGVNGYTVFRPSNGP; encoded by the exons ATGCGCAGGGAAAAAGCTGACAGGCCTTTTCGTTGCCTGGATTGTCAGTATAGGAGAGAACTTGTTAGAGTATATTTGACAAATGTAGAACAAATTTGCCGTCGTTTTGTGGAGGAAAGAAGAAGCAAGCTTGGGAAGTTGATAGAGGATAAAGCTAGGTGGTCAAG CTTCTGTACTTTCTGGCGAGAAATTGATCAAACCTCTAGGCGCCGCATGTCAAGGGAGAAGACAGATGTAATTTTGAAAGTAGTTGTGAAACACTTCTTTATAGAAAAAGAAGTGACTTCTACTTTGGTAATGGACTCCTTGTATAGTGGGTTGAAGGCTCTCGAAGGCCAGAATAAGTGCAAGAAAGGTAGGGTAAAATTGTTGGATGCTGAAGAAATGCCAGCACCAATTGTCCGTGCTGAGAAAGATATGTTTGTACTGGTGGATGATGTTCTACTTCTTCTTGAGAGAGCCGCTATAGAACCTCTGCCTCCGAAAGATGAGAAGGGTCCTCAAAATCGCACAAAG GATGGAAACTCTGGGGAGGACTTCAGTAAAGATTCTATTGAGCGCGATGAAAGGCGTCTCACAGAATTAGGTCGCAGGACTTTGGAAATATTTGTCCTTGCCCATATATTCAG CAATAAAATTGAGGTTTCCTACCAGGAAGCTGTTGCTCTAAAGAGACAAGAAGAGCTCATTCGTGAAGAAGAAGCAGCATGGCTGGCTGAATGTGAGCAGAAAGCAAAACGTGGAAATGAGAGGGAAAAGAAGTCAAAGAAGAAACAG GCCAAACAGAAACGGAACAATCGGAAAGGAAAGGATAAAGGTAGAGAGGAGAGACCTATTGTGGCTGTATATGACAAGCAGCAACACAATCCTGCTGATGAGAAAAAGGATTCTAACATGGAAGAAGTTCAAGCTCTTGATGAAAAGCTTGATGCCCTGGAAGTTGTTTCTGATGTGTCTGATTCTGTGGACGGGGTTGGTGAAGCGCTTCAGCTTGATTCTGAAGACAGAGATGTGAGTCTTGTAAATTGGGATACTGATGCATCAGAAGTTCATCCTCCCACTGAGGCTAGTAGCAATGGTATTGGTAGTCTTTCATCTGTACAAAATGGAATGGCTGAGAAAAGGAGCAGTTCGGCAATGGATGACAGTTCTTCAACATGTTCTACTGATTCATTACCATCAATGGTGATGAATGACCACTACAAGGGGAActcttttttaaattacaaagtCCAAAAGTCACCTAACAG AGGTAAGAACCAAGTAAAAGCATCATGTAATGTGGGCAGTTGGACAACAGAAATGGATAGTCAGCCATCCGGTTCTGCTGCAGATGCTGTAGATGTTAATGAGTCTGGAAGTAGCAAGTTAGGTGGATCTGAGCCTGAGGGTGCTGTTCTCTGCTTGCAGGATCGATTAAAGTGGCTCGATCACCAGGTCATCAGAAAG GAAGAGGATTTACCTTCGCtacaaaagaaacaaagcatCAAAGACCAAGTTAGCATAGAAAGAACTGTTGATAATGAAAGCCTTCCAAAAGAGAATAAATCAGCAGTGCCATCCTCATCTAGTAGTCCTCCAAGAAACTTACCTGTTCAAATGAAGTCAGAAAACCAAACTAGAGTTACTGGAGATCCTGTTCATGCCAGGAAAACATCTTTTGGTACCTCACAATCAACTGATAAAGAGGTGTCTTCATCTTCAACTTCTGTATCACAAGTAACAGTTGGTCCAAAAACAGAGATCCAGAAAGCTTCAACCCCAAGACTAACTGAAAGATCCATGGCACAAGTGGCTATGTTGTCAAGGCCTTCTAGTGCTCCACTAGTTCCTGGTGTTCCCAGGCCCACTGCCGCTGTTGTCTCCATGGTTCAAACTGCTCCTCTACTTGCACGTTCTGTGAGTGCAACTGCTCGGTTGGGTCCTGATCCCTCACCTGCTACTCATAGTTATGTTCCCCAATCCTATAGAAATGCAATAATGGGGAATCCTGTGGTGTCAACTGCTGCCAGTCTCCCTCATTCCAGCTCTAGTTCAGGAGTAAACCCATCTCCTGGCTATTCACAACCACCCATGGTATCATCGCCACTATTTATCTCCCGGAGCTCCGACAAAATGGATTCAAATACTTCCCTGTCTGATGTTCCTTTTGGTATGATTACACGGGATGTTTTACAGAACGGACCTAATTGGATTGATAGTTCTCAAAGGGAAGCCGGCAGAAGCATGCCCTATGAACCTCCTTCCCGACTAAATGATGCTCAAAACCTAGACTTGTTCAGGCCAATAGACAGTAGATCTTTGGGCAACATAACGAGTGAGTTCCCAGCTTGCACATCCAAGCATCAGAACCAAGGGGGGTTGGTGGATGAGTTCCCACACCTTGATATAATTAATGACCTGCTTGATGAACCAAGGGAGCATGGTATTGGGAAGGCATCCAGGGCAAGTTCAGTGTTCTACTCCCTCAATGATGGACCACAGTTGCTAAATCGTCAGTTCACTTTTCCTGGAGACTTGGGTACCGATGATGATTTGGGATCTTCCACCAGTTCTTGTAGGTTTGAGAGATCGCGAAGTTACCATGATGCTGGGTTTCAACAAGGGTATAGCACATCTGGTCGGCATTATGATTCACTACAGGATTATGTTCCTCAGGCGAGTACACTATCGTATGGAAATGGCAAGGTAGATGGGATGATTCCAAACCAATGGCAGGTTGCTGGTTCTGATCTATCTTATCTAGGCATGAGAAACACTGAGAATAGTTACTCTTACTATCAAGATTACTCAAATATGGCATGTGGTGTCAATGGTTATACTGTATTCAGGCCTTCGAATGGTCCGTAG
- the LOC100775246 gene encoding pectinesterase, with the protein MVNGKILASGVSLILVVGVAIGVVVVVNRKGTSNPEVEAQQKSVKAMCEGTDDPKLCHDTLITVNSTNSSDPKAYIAAGVEATVKSVIQALNMSDRLKVEHGDKDPGIKMALDDCKDLIEFALDSIESSANLVNNHNIQALHDQSPDFRNWLSAIISYQQSCMDGFNNETNGEQEIKEQLHTGSLDQMGKLTGIVLDIVTNLSKILQSFDLKLDLNPASRRLLELDAEGYPTWFSAADRRLLAKMNQGGAPPPNAVVALDGSGQFKSVKQAIDSYPKNFKGRFIIYVKAGIYNEYITIPKKSENILIYGDGPTKSIITGNKNFIDGVKTMQTATFANTAPGFIAKSIAFENTAGAKKHQAVAFRNQGDMSAMFDCAMHGYQDTLYTQANRQFYRNCEISGTIDFIFGAAPTLIQNSRIIVRKPEANQFNTVTADGTKQKNMATGIVLQNCEILPEQALFPTRFQTKSYLGRPWKDFARTVVMESNIGDFIQPEGWTPWSGNLFLDTLYYAEYANVGPGSNVQGRVKWKGYHPNINKNEAEQFTAGQFLRGGPSGNADDWLKATGVPYTIGFTKP; encoded by the exons atggtgaATGGAAAAATACTTGCATCTGGTGTTTCCCTAATCCTTGTGGTGGGTGTTGCCATCGGTGTTGTGGTTGTTGTTAACAGAAAGGGCACATCCAATCCTGAAGTAGAAGCTCAACAGAAATCCGTGAAGGCAATGTGTGAAGGCACCGATGACCCTAAGCTTTGTCACGATACTCTTATTACCGTGAACAGCACGAATTCCTCAGATCCAAAGGCATACATAGCTGCTGGAGTGGAAGCAACGGTGAAAAGCGTGATCCAAGCATTGAACATGAGTGATAGGCTCAAAGTGGAACATGGAGACAAAGATCCTGGCATCAAAATGGCCCTTGATGATTGCAAGGACTTAATCGAATTCGCCTTGGACAGCATCGAGTCCTCGGCTAATTTGGTTAACAATCACAACATTCAAGCGCTGCATGACCAATCTCCTGACTTCAGGAACTGGTTGAGTGCAATTATCTCGTACCAGCAATCATGCATGGACGGCTTCAACAACGAGACCAACGGTGAGCAGGAAATTAAGGAACAACTGCACACAGGAAGTTTGGACCAAATGGGGAAGCTCACTGGCATAGTCCTAGACATTGTCACCAACTTATCCAAAATCCTTCAGAGTTTTGACCTCAAGTTGGATTTGAACCCGGCTTCTCGTCGTCTTCTCGAGCTTGATGCTGAAGGGTACCCTACGTGGTTCTCTGCTGCAGATCGCAGGCTACTTGCTAAGATGAACCAAGGAGGTGCACCCCCACCCAATGCAGTGGTTGCCCTAGATGGTAGTGGTCAATTTAAATCCGTTAAGCAAGCTATTGACTCCTACCCTAAGAATTTCAAAGGCAGATTCATTATTTATGTTAAAGCTGGGATTTATAACGAGTATATCACTATCCCTAAGAAGTCAGAGAATATTTTGATTTATGGTGATGGCCCTACAAAATCCATTATTACTGGTAACAAAAACTTTATAGATGGCGTCAAGACAATGCAAACTGCCACCTTTG CCAATACTGCACCTGGATTCATTGCCAAGTCAATAGCATTCGAGAACACAGCGGGTGCAAAGAAGCACCAAGCAGTGGCATTCAGAAACCAAGGAGACATGTCGGCCATGTTCGACTGTGCCATGCACGGTTACCAAGACACATTGTACACCCAAGCCAACCGTCAATTCTACCGCAACTGCGAAATCTCGGGCACCATAGACTTCATCTTCGGAGCAGCTCCAACTCTGATCCAGAACTCGAGAATCATAGTAAGGAAGCCAGAAGCTAACCAATTCAACACGGTGACCGCAGATGGAACCAAGCAGAAGAACATGGCCACAGGAATCGTGCTCCAGAACTGCGAGATACTGCCGGAGCAAGCTCTGTTCCCTACAAGGTTCCAAACGAAATCCTACTTGGGGAGGCCGTGGAAGGACTTCGCAAGAACAGTGGTTATGGAATCCAACATTGGCGACTTTATTCAGCCAGAGGGGTGGACCCCTTGGAGTGGGAACTTGTTTCTTGACACGTTGTACTATGCTGAGTATGCTAACGTTGGACCTGGTTCCAACGTTCAAGGAAGGGTTAAGTGGAAGGGTTACCATCCCAATATTAATAAGAACGAAGCTGAGCAATTCACTGCTGGCCAATTCCTCAGAGGTGGACCTTCTGGAAATGCCGATGATTGGTTGAAGGCTACTGGCGTTCCTTATACCATTGGTTTCACCAAACCTTGA
- the LOC100808383 gene encoding pto-interacting protein 1-like, with the protein MSCFSCCEEDDLHKAAESGGPYVVKNPAGNDGNYLASETAKQGTQPVKPQPIEVPNISADELKEVTDNFGQDALIGEGSYGRVYYGVLKSELAAAIKKLDASKQPDEEFLAQVSMVSRLKHENFVQLLGYCIDGSSRILAYEFASNGSLHDILHGRKGVKGAQPGPVLTWAQRVKIAVGAARGLEYLHEKADPHIIHRDIKSSNVLIFDDDVAKIADFDLSNQAPDMAARLHSTRVLGTFGYHAPEYAMTGQLNAKSDVYSFGVVLLELLTGRKPVDHTLPRGQQSLVTWATPKLSEDKVRQCVDTRLGGEYPPKAVAKMAAVAALCVQYEADFRPNMSIVVKALQPLLTARPGPAGEIPN; encoded by the exons ATGAGTTGTTTCAGCTGTTGCGAAGAGGATGACCTCCACAAGGCTGCTGAAAGTGGAGGACCATACGTCGTAAAAAATCCAGCAG GAAATGATGGAAATTATCTTGCTTCTGAAACTGCAAAGCAGGGCACTCAGCCTGTTAAACCTCAGCCCATTGAAGTTCCTAATATATCAGCAGATGAACTGAAAGAAGTTACAGATAACTTTGGTCAAGATGCTCTGATTGGAGAGGGATCCTATGGAAGAGTATATTATGGTGTTCTTAAAAGTGAGCTGGCTGCAGCAATCAAGAAGTTGGATGCCAGTAAACAGCCTGATGAGGAATTTTTAGCCCAG gtttcaaTGGTATCAAGGTTGAAGCATGAAAATTTTGTTCAGTTGCTTGGATATTGCATTGATGGAAGCTCCCGTATTCTTGCTTATGAGTTTGCATCTAATGGGTCTCTTCATGATATTTTACACG GCAGAAAAGGTGTTAAAGGAGCACAGCCTGGCCCAGTTTTGACATGGGCACAAAGAGTAAAAATTGCCGTAGGGGCGGCAAGAGGACTTGAATACTTGCATGAGAAGGCTGATCCACACATTATCCACCGGGACATCAAGTCAAGCAATGTGCTAATCTTTGATGATGATGTTGCTAAAATTGCAGATTTTGATTTATCAAATCAGGCTCCTGACATGGCTGCACGTCTTCATTCTACTCGTGTCCTTGGAACCTTTGGTTATCATGCTCCAGA ATATGCAATGACTGGACAATTGAATGCTAAGAGTGATGTATACAGTTTTGGCGTTGTTCTTCTGGAACTTCTGACTGGAAGGAAACCTGTTGATCATACACTACCACGTGGACAGCAGAGTCTGGTTACTTGG GCTACACCAAAACTCAGTGAGGATAAAGTCAGGCAGTGTGTTGATACAAGACTAGGAGGAGAATACCCACCCAAAGCTGTTGCTAAG ATGGCTGCTGTTGCTGCACTGTGTGTGCAATATGAAGCTGATTTCAGACCAAACATGAGCATTGTAGTCAAAGCTCTTCAACCTTTGTTGACTGCACGACCTGGACCTGCCGGTGAAATACCCAATTAA